The Homalodisca vitripennis isolate AUS2020 chromosome 7, UT_GWSS_2.1, whole genome shotgun sequence DNA segment GGGCTTTACTGAGAGAGCTTGTGGCACTTTCGTACACTCCTTCAGCAGAGTCATTCTTAATCAACaatgttgtatcgtctgcatacatcacaCAAGTGGTATTGTGATCACGTATATAAGCTGGGAAGTCATTCACAAATAAGACAAAGAGAACTgggcccaaaacagatccttgcggtactccgcGGGTAACAGGTAGTGGATTGGATTGATGTGAAGTAGTTACACCATAAATGGTAGTTTGCAGCTCGACTATTTGAGATCGGCCTGTGAGGTAACTTACAAACCATTTGTTAGCTGTGTCTCTGATTCCTAATGATGTTAATTTCTTTGAGATGATGTCGTGGCCCaggcaatcaaacgccttgctgtagtcaagaaagAGTGCAGATACGTATTGTTctttgtctatttggtcaataaCATGTTCAACAAGGCTGATGATGGCAGAGCtggttgattttcctttcaaaaatccATGTTGCTTTTCGGTTatcagattttcttgttttaggtGAGCCATGAGTCTGTGTAGAgctattttttctatgatttttgagaATGTTGAGATTAGAGAGATGGGACGGTAATTTTGGACTTCCAGTGTTGAACCTTTTTTTATGTTTGGGGTATACTTTAGAGAGCTTAAGGGCTGTAGGGAACTCACCAAGGCTGAAGGACTTATTAATTATGCTGACTAAAGGCGGCATTAGCTCTTCAGAGCAGTGTTTCacaattttagaagaatattCATCCACTCCACTTGAAGATTTTGATTTTAGGGCATTTATGATGTTCCGTACTTCATTGATGCATGTTGGGGTTAGATATAGAGATTTATCAACATAGTTAAGTGGAGTTTCGTAATTTTCATTATCATCTGCGTCCCCTGGGGAGCAGTTATTCTGTTTCAGCGTCAATTCTGCTACTTCTGTGAAGAAGGTGTTAAAGTGGTCTGCAGTTTGTGTGGGGTTGTCCACATGTTTCCCATTCACTGAGAGACATATGTTTGGCTGTAGTTGATGTTTTCCTCTTCTTTCATTGTTTATGACATTCCAAAGAGCTTTACTTTTGTTGTCAGCTGAGTTGATGAAGTCAGCATTagcattttttcttatttctctaagttttttatcataatttttcttttttaccaccATATCTTCTTTGTCTTGGGTATTTCCTGTGGTCTCAAATTTGTGCAGGGCTTTTAGAAAGTCATTTTTAAGGTCTTTGGCCTCGTTGTCATAATACACATGTTTCCTTTTGTGTTTTTGACTACATTTTTTAGTAGGACAGGCAATGTCTAGCGTTGCTTGGAGAGTTCTATGAAAGATGTTGTATGCTTGCTCTGCATCTGGGGCCATATAGACAGCATTCCAGTTTTTATTCATTAGGAGAGATTTTATCTGGTCTGTATtagaataacaaaagtttctCTTGAGAATGATCTGTGGAGGGATGTTTACTCtccagtcatatatttttataatttgagcaGTATGGTCAGAAAGTCCAGTTTCAAGTATGGCTGTGCCAATGTTGTCCTCGATTATGTTTGTGCATATGAAGTCAATTGAGGTGGCAGTGCTATGTGTGATACGTGTTGCAGGAAGTGGCAGTCTTCGGATGTTATGGGTGTGTAGTTCATCTTCTAGGATAGTGTTGTCTAGGGTTGTTTTCATCCTGTCGATGTTTATGTCTCCAGCAAGCATGATTGATTTACTGTGTGCTTGAGTATATTCTAAGATGTTGGATAAGGCATTTACACCGGCTCGTACATTCTCTTTGGGAGATCGATATACCCCAAGAATGTGTATGTATTTACCCATGGATTCAATTACTGCCATGGCTGCTTCACAGTTAAATTCTTGGCAGAGGTGGGATATGTCAGTTGCTGTTGTGCAGTTTTTGAGGGTTTCTTTGGCATATATGGCAACACCACCAAGCTTATGATTTTCTCTGCAGTATTCTGCTATGAGAAAGTATCCttcaatttttgtattctctatttctatttttttcaggcCATGTTCAGTAAGCACTAGTATATTGGGGTCAATGTCATTAAGAAGGTGGTTAagtctgtctaattttttgtctAGTCCACGGATGTTTTGGTGTAGTATTTTTAGGTTACTTAGGTTTGTTTTAGATTTGAGTTTATAATGTACCTGTTTTTGAATTTGATCTTTTTCTGTTGGGTTTGGTCTAAAAAAATGGTGGTTGTTTTTTTGGCTTGTATTTTTAGTTACTGTCGTCAGATGGGGTGATAGAGACTTTTCGTTAGTAGTGGTAAGTTCTTGTGTTGCCTTATAGTGCTCAATATACTTGGTGCTCAATATGTTACACCCAAgatggctgactgactacagtcaaAGTGAAGTGGCTcccagttaaaagtgtatttaagtgtgtattttaacaacaaatatttactcacTTGTGCAGCAATTTACCTGGAACTACTGTAAGTCCATTTcaccataaaacttcaagaaAACTAAACTACTCAAGAATCTAAGACAATTATAACAATCTCACTGTAACACAAGAACTAATCTGTAATCAAATCTCaagcactttttaaaataaaacaactttatcactaatgaaattataataacaagCTTATAAACACTAAAggtcaaaaattgtatttacacacaATCAAGAATACTTTACTTAAAATCACCGAATAAACTCAAGCCATATGGTGACAACTGAAAACAGTGCTGACTGTGCTGACAACATCACATTCCACACCTGACCTAGTGACAGCAGCTTATTTGTATACACAGCCGTCAACAATCAACAGACCTGCTTCCCACCTGACCTTGATTTTCTAAACAATCTGCCGCATGAAAAAATTTAACCACGAGGAGGCTGccaaacctcgttataaaaaacagttttccattttgacatttaaaaaacattaaccacgaggagtctgccaaacctcgttataaaaaacagttttccatttttgacattcaaaaacattaactatgaggagtctgtcaaacctcgttataaaaaacagttttccacttgatatttaaaaaacattaaccacgaggagtctgtcaaacctcgttattaaaaacagttttccattttgacatttaaaaaacattaaccacgaggagtctgtcaaacctcgttataaaaaacagtttttcattttttacatttaaacatatattcatttttgaacaataaaatggCCATGGACACAAATGCTCTATATGAAGTAGGAGTTATGGTATTTGCAAAGGTAAAAAGGCTATCCCTACTGGCCGGCAGTGATAAAAGGGGTTACAAAAACTGACAGAACTACCAAATACAATGTCACATTCTTTGGAGATGAAAACACTGCAAATGTCAAACAAAATGACATGTGTCTGtattcagaatacaaattaattcatGGAAAACCAAAAACagacaattttcaaaaacaaaaaatttaatgaggcATTGAAAGAAGCtgagacattttttaaaaacccatctTGTAATAAGTGTCTAACAGAGAGCAACTCCAATAAAACCCTAAAAGGCTATATTAGTCAAGACTCAATATTAGAAAGTACACTACCAGAGCTAGAAGAAAGCTTAATTGAAAGTGAACTGCAAAATGGGGAAGACAGTCTAATCATGGCAGCAAAATTGGGAAAAGCACTGCTTAAAGAAAACGAGGCCCTCAAAGAAGACAATCGAAGGTTAAACTTCTTGCTAAACAGTATGGAGGCTAAAATTGAAGATTACAGCCGAGAGGAAGAAACTTATCTCTCAAGAgtagaaaattttcaacaaaaaatttctgATATGGATAGGCAATTTGGAAAAGAAAAGCAACTACTTATTGATACACAACAAATCTTTGAAGACCACGATAGACGACAAGCACAAGTTCTAAATGACTATGAACAAAAGATTAAAGAGCtatctaaagaaatattaattttaaaaaaacgtttaaaaacccAAGAAAATA contains these protein-coding regions:
- the LOC124366900 gene encoding uncharacterized protein LOC124366900 gives rise to the protein MAHLKQENLITEKQHGFLKGKSTSSAIISLVEHVIDQIDKEQYVSALFLDYSKAFDCLGHDIISKKLTSLGIRDTANKWKKPSYIGRKLRNLLPQAVKNLKGAALKRCLHNFLVDHPIYTIEEFTEVNKEDWRL